In Glycine max cultivar Williams 82 chromosome 15, Glycine_max_v4.0, whole genome shotgun sequence, the DNA window CCatagcctccattcagagcttaactaattagatgggacaattggctacacagttaaatcaacaacaaccccagaattctgatagattaccttctcaatctatctagaatcccaaaaatgtgagtggcATTagattgaggtcgggaaagtagtgtcaaggacctcaaccagcaacatcttcctcatccgcaaacgaacctgcccaacttcactctactctagaaaaaggtgatgacaaaaatttaaagggtaagttacctaacaatttctatgcaggtgaatcttccactggtaattctgatttataGAAGCAGCACATCCTTCTtacattccctccaagagcaatttccaacaaaaaaatggaagaggcagagaaggagatcttggaaacatttagaaaagtagaggtaaacatacctctgttggatgcaataaagcaaattccaagatatgctaaattcttgaaagagTTGTGCActcataagcggaagcttaaaggaagggaaagaattagcatgggcagaaatgtctccgcattgattggtaaatctgttccccaaatccctaaaaaatgtaaagatccaggtacattcagcataccttgtattataaggaacaataagtttgacaatgccatgctagatttaggagcttctgttagtgttatgcctctgtctatttttaattctctatctcttggtcctttacagtcaactgatgtggtaattcatttagctaatagaagtgttgcctatcctgctggtttcatagaggatgtcttagttagagttggtgaactgattttccctgttgatttttatattttgaatatggaggagggattttataaaggatcagttcccatcattcttggcagaccttttatgaaaactgctagaactaagatagatgtatatgcaggcacactatccatagagtttggtgatataactattcattttaatattctggatgctatgaaatacccatatgaagatctttctgtatttcgtgctgaaataattgaccatgttgttgatgaatacatgactgatctttactctaatctgcatgcctctcactcttcatgcattgagtctgaaattgtacttgatcatatgtctgaatttgatgctgagagtgaatctgaaagtgatattgattgcatgtctggtggtggtgttttacctctcgagattgattttatagagtcagataggactaaccatgtttcaggaagtacacatacctctgactttctttatgaggtacaggctgagaaaccatctccttctaccactatccagccgaccacaccagaattgaagcctctgccatcaaatttaaaatacgcttacttggatgatagcaaaagttttccagtgatttaacctgcctcccttgctgatgcgcaagaggagaagttgttttctgttctcaagaagcataaaaaggctataggctggaccctggcaaACATCCCTgttattagcccatccacatgtctgcatcgaataaatttagaggatggagctaaaccagtaagacagccacagagaggACTCAACCcgatgattcttgatgtagtgaagaaggagataaccaagcttttgcaagctggaatcatttatcctatctccgacagccaatgggtgagtcccgtccaggtagtcccgaagaagaccaaCCTCACAGAgatcaaaaatgagaaggaggagctgattcctactcgggtgcagaacaattggagagtctgcatcgactataggaggctgaactaggttaccaaaaaggaccattttccctaCAATTCATTGACAAGATGCTGGAaagcctggcaggtaaatctcactattgtttccttgatggtttttctggttatatgcaaatcactattgctcctgaggatcaggaaaagaccacattcagcTGCTCCTTCGTCACTTtttcctataggaggatgcctttcggcctgtgcaatgcccctggtaccttccagcggtgcatgattagtatttttagtgattttttagaaaattacatagaggtgtttatggatgatttcactgtatatggatcctcttttgatgtttgtttggatagtctggaaaaagttttgaatagatgcactgaaactaaccttgttctaaattttgaaaaatgtcattttatggttgagcaaggtatagttttaggccacattatttccaaaaagggcattgaagtagatcctgcaaaaatttctgttatttcacaatttccttacccctcttgcatgcgagaggtgcgatcttttcttggtcatgcaggattctgtaggcgctttataagagattttagcaaagtagcccttccactatccaacttgttgcaaaaggaggtggagtttgactttaatgataaatgcaaggAGGCTTTTGATtacctcaaaagagcactgactaccacccctatcatccAGACACTCGACTGGATAGCCctttttgagcttatgtgtgatgcatcaaattatacattgggggctgtccttgctcagaaaattgataaattgcccagggtgatatattatgcttctaggactttagatgctgcccaagcgaattatactactactagccatagtttttactcttgaaaaatttcgttcttatttggttggtactcgcattattgtttatactgacaatgcagctttaaagtacttgttgaagaaggctggttcaaagcctaggttgatctgatggatgctctggctcgaagagtttgacttggagatccgtgataggagcggagcacaaaattttgttgttgataatttgagtcggatcgaacgtgtgtctgatgaggattcacccattcgggatgatttcttggatgatcatttatatatattgtatagtatttctgattctctttctagtccctggtttgctaacattgtcaattatttagttgcttttgtttttcctcccttagcatctaaggctcaaaaagataaaattaaaagtgatgctaagcattttatttgggatgacccctaccactggaaattgtgcagtgatcaggtcattagacaatgcattccagatcatgagactgacttaGTCCTatagttctgtcattcttccacaccgggaggtcatctgggtgttcaaaggacagctcgcaaagtgcttgactgtggcttttactgacccaccatctttaaagatgcgtggaagatttgtagcacttgtgagcagtgtcagagagcaagaagtgcacttacatggcaacaacaaatgcctcagcaacctatgctattttgtgaggtgtttgatgtctggggtatgaatttcatgggcccttttcctgtatcttttggttatgtttacattctccttgcagttgattatgtttcaaaatgggtggaagccaagcccactagaactaatgatgctaaggttgttgtagattttgtcagatctaatctgttttgcaggtttggagtacctaaagcaatcgttagtgatcaaggaacccatggGACGAGTGAACGGTGGAACAAAAATTGTATGCATTCTCTTTATTTCAGGACTgccatcataaaaaagggggagattgtggaagtattgccttccaaggttattttgatgatgctaaagaatcaagagttaatcaagattcaagaatcaagtttcaagaatcaagatacaAGAATAATGAagatcaagtttcaagattcaagattcaagaatcaagtttcaagaacaatcaagatcaagattcaagaatcaagagaagactcaattaagataagtactaaaaagttttttcaaaacattgagtagcacaagaagttttcacaaaatcattaccaaagagttttactctctggtaatcgattactagaaggtagtaatcgattaccagtgttttaaaacgttagatttcaaatttcaagagttaaatagttttaaatcattttgaacttgtgtaatcgattacacaatacttgtaattgattactagagcctctaaatgttttaattttcaaaattcaaaatgaagagtcacatctgttgatgtgtaatcaattacaccttaatggtaatcgattaccagtgactgatttcgaaaaatacatttccaaaagtcaattctttaagtgacttgtttctgaagattctttcaaaagtcacaacttttttaagtgacaagtttctgaagattctttgacttgagtcatcaagagattataaatatgtgaccatggcatgaatctTTTAATATCTTTAACGATCtatcatctatctttcaatatcttctttcatctctttcaacgaatatttttgatttatttctctttgtctttctaaaagtttttgttcaaacactttctcttccaagaaaagttctttgttcaaaaacttgtgttattcatctttttcattctcttctccctttgcctaAAGAACAAAAGgattaaccgcctgaattcttttgtgtctctcttcccccttacaaaagattcaaaggactaaccgcctgagaattcttttgattcttccctttcccttaagcaaaagatttcaaaggactaaccgcctaagatatcttttgtttccccttacaaagattcaaaggactaaccgcttgagaattctttgtcccaacacattggagggtacatcctttgtggtacaagtagagggtacatctacttggggattgttatactgagaacaagagagggtacatctcttgtggatcagttcaagtggagggtacatccacttggttattcaaagagaacaagggagggtacatcccttgtggatctttggcttgtaaaggattttacaaggttgaatgaaatctcaagaaccgaaggttgcttggggactggatgtaggcacgattTATGGATCTTTGTtatcttcttccctacactctttaatttccgctgtgtacttttaattatcacttttacttttggttaagtttctatttctgttctttactttcttaacttggtAGTAAATgtctaattgaatctagtaacattaagaaggataggttttttaattagtcaagacaggttcttaattaattcaaccctcgttcttaattattctgaggccacttgatccaacacactTCAATTCTCTCGCCCGTAAATACCAAATTTGCATAGCTCGAAGGCATataacccaccattttctcatagtagaacactttTAATGTGTCCACTATTATggttatcatctccctctccatcattggaGGTGCTACTTGGGCTGCCAAATCGCTCCACCTCTATTGGGAGCCATGTTCAAGTTGTATTGATACTTCCTGATGAAAGAAGCCATtaagtccttccaagaatgaATCCGAGAAGATTCCAGGTCGGTATATCAAGTAATTTCTGCCCCGGACAATCTTTCTTGAATGAAATGCATCAagagtttctcatctttcacGTATGTCCCCATCTTTCGACAGTAAAGTTTCAAGTGTTTATTGGGACAAgtaatccccttgtacttgtcaaagtctggcaccttgaatTTGGGAAGGATGACGAAGTCAGGCACTAGGCACAATTTTGCCATGTCAGCAAAAGGGTAATCTCCAATCCCCTCAATGTCCCTCAGTCTTTCCTCTATAAGAtcaaatttctctctttcttctgcGCCAGGAGGCAATCTTCCCACCGAGAAATGCAAGGGTTGCAGCGGACGATGCTGAGGGCCCCCCGAGGTGTTAGGCTAGGCCATGGCACCGAATGCGAGCCCCTCGGTGGTATATCCGAGGTATGTCTCGAAGTTGGCCAGAGCATGATCCCTAGGTTCTTCAcgtgcccccccccccccatgggCTGAGCAAAATATGCATGCCCCGactggggttgctggctttcaagGAGAACAAGAGCAATGTGGTCGGCATTCTTGTCCAACATATGTACAACATTAGGTGGtgcatagttgggaggcaaaTTGTATGGTGGGAAGGAGTTCTTGCTTTGCACAACATGGGGACCGCCTGTACTTCCCAATCCTTCTCCTCCCTGACCCACCACGTCAGGGACTGGATGACTGGTTTGATTTATGTCAGATGGGTGGGTCGGATCCACCTCAGCTGCAGCATTAGTAGTGGCAACTGCAGCCGTATTGCTTTCCATTATTCTCTTCATActcaacatggcctccatcatggcaTCCATTTGGTCCTTCATGGCccccatgtcggccttcatctattCTTGGACCTTTTCTACCTCACTCATGATTCTAGCCCCGGCGTGCGTTCAGTAAGGGTGCCATAAAGCGCATTCGTTCTTTTTGGCTACTATGATTACTTTTTTATGACAACAATGactattaaaacaaaatgcAATGAGTAATGCAACAGCTAAttaaacatgaatgcatgataATGATAAGTTGCTAAAGTATTGAATCCATGCAAAACTTTCTGTAAAgacatagggtcgaatcaaaTCCAATTTTCATTAAGAAACAACATCGTTTATCTTTCCAAAGTCAAAGCATAAATACAACATCAATGCCTCAGCAATTCCTAATTATGTGGGTCATTAGTTCGATCATATGTTGGCAGTAATTGAAAAGACCATGAACTTCATCGGGAGCTGAGTACGTGTCAGCCATTGCTTTGGCTCTAGCTAACAATCtcggaagctcttgactcccgttcagaGTGAgagcgaacctatccatccatttCATAGCTTCCCTGTGCAATGATGCTATCACCCTCTCTCTTGCTTCCCTTTCAATTTGTAGAGCCGATACCTTCGCATGCTCATCCTCCAGCCTCTACCCATGACTAACAGCTAGGTTTACCTTTTTCTTATACTGATCAATAATTGCAAACATATTCTCTTCCATTCTGCTCAGCTATTCGGTCAAACTTCTCTTCGACCTTTGACAAGCCTTCAATTTATCCTCTAACACCATGTTTTCCACCCTTGACTCGTCCCTTTTGGCTCTTCTAAGCTTGAGCTCGTTGCTACTGCCCCATAAAGCCCCTCGGAACTTATTCCTGCtccattcttcctttcgggctcTTTTTGTTTCCCGCTCTAATGCTTCAACCGTAGTCATGTTGACATCTCTCAGCTCATCACACTCTTTCCTGACCCAAATGACTGCCATCTTTAGCTTCTCCTTAACCAATCTCGTTCTTTCGAGCTTCGCTTTCAAAGCTTGCACTTCTTCGCTTTTCTTAGGGACTTCAGCTTCTTTCCCACTTGGGCCTGTTAGCTTTGGGAGCCAAGTTATCCCTTGCGTCCTAGACTTCAACCACTTGTTGTAGCCACATACGACACCATTGCTACTTCCCGTAAGCTCCTCATATTTCCTTTCCACTGTATTCCATTCTTTACGGATTCTCTAAAGTATCCTTGCATTGGCTTCATTGAAACCTCGCGAGACAAAAGGCGAGATGATCTCCTCCGACGGTGCACCTCTCATAAGGTAGCCTAGTATTCTTATGGCCAGcatgggattataattaatacaacccctcgtttcCATCAAGGGGAGGTTTGGGAATCCTTCTCACGAGCACAACACCCCTGCccctccttctttccatcgggggaaccagcTAATGGACGCTCCTCCCATACCTACCAAAAGTTCTTCCCAATTCACTTTTTCCCTTTCCGGAACACATTCGATGACCTTCTAGAGGATAGACAGGCCTACCTTCATGTTGAAAAACATGGGAGACCAACCACACATAAAGATCCAGCATACAATAGACAATCCTTGCACTGCTCTTCTGGCATCTCAAGTCGAACGTATCATATGCATCGGCCAAAACAGCGATGACTGGGCTCTCCTTGTTGTGATAATAATCGAGAAAGGCGTCGATTGCTCTTAAGTCCACTAGCCTGTCTACATTTGGAAATAGTATAGTCCCAAACACCAACAATGCTAATATATCAATGAACGAGGTCCATTCCCCTTGATCCGCCAAAGCTTTTGCCTTCTCCTCCAAGCGCTTCCTTAGTAtcccaaccaccccatttctatttttcttcaaatggCCTAGCTCTTATTCCGAGATCTTGACGTTGAATTTGATCCATCCGCTGTTTTTGTTCTCGTAAGCTGGCTAGTTCTAGGTTCTTGactttgacatgatagaacctctttCTAAAGGAGGGCACTTGGTCCGACCCCATGTTTGTGGGAATGACAATTTCGATGACTGATACTTCCACACCCTATCATAGAGGAGGTATGATGAATGCATCAGGGCAtgtttatgctatgcatgacaaatgcgTTTATCTATGGACACAAGAGCTCAAAAGACCATATCTTCTTACCCACAATGCATTGGGtatcatgtttcatttgcagtCATTACCATGGTGCCCAATGCATGCAATTAAGAAGGCGATGTAGActttccggcttcccatgacaaagaTGACGAaaacaaatgcaatgcatgtgGTGACACGGCATGAGTATGCATGCATGAGAGTATGTGGTTGGTAGCACAAAGAGAACACGCTAAATGAATAAGCATGATAAGGCAATGACTTAATGCCAAAATACTGTGTGTGAACATAATAACATGGTAAACATAGGAATAATGTACATAATCACGACGTCATGAAGATATGCATGGACAGATCAAGGAAACAAAACATAGTGTGTTTGTTCGGTGTCCCTAAattaggaacctaatggaaagggtTAAAGGTTTGCTATTTAGTGACAACTCTCAAAGGTGGTCGTACATAACTTTCaaaggtttctagagatatcatcctctttgatatcaaacattgtggtggtagggactaccagcaacaatgtatcatcaaaaaaggaaaactctagatgaggcttcactgttatcaagcgagtcggagacccaacatgaccacagatcgacctccacttcctatgtctcacacagacccgggtatagggcctaataacTCTCTgtgtgtgcaaaggtgtaggttccatgtgtgcatagaatcaaacaaatatttctaattatGCATGTAATAGGTAGGGAGCCATACACCAAACACAAAAGCATAGAAAAAGAGTTATATAAGTATGGACAAAACAAGAacataaaatagaaaagggaaacTAAATAAAGAAAAGGTCACGATAAACATTGCACAACAAttaaatggcttaactctctaacaaaaTTTCCCAGTGGAGTTGCCAACGGTTGCAACCTACCTTTCGGCGGGAGAGCGAGGCAAGATAAAAAagtgcgtcttccaaaaaaGGAGAGCGcgcgggagtcgccaccaacgtttattcaaggaaaacgttagaaaaaaccaaaaagaggtctgcgaatttcaaagaaaagggttcaggagttgtttacacGGGGGTAAGGTATTAGCATctcacgcgtccgtcacaagggacgacaacctttaatcgagtgtgcaaaaaaaaaaacgtgacttcaatattatttattttccccttttttatgtttctttatttttgggggtcgacaagggtgttgcccatgctcctacgtatccttaggtgcaatgaggaattcaaacctgcgtagttctttaaagaaaaaaagttgtgtgttgagttcattttaaacttttgaaaggttcattttaatttacaataacaaaagagaccgttaaggcgttggaccttgaacattCTCAAGCGACATTAATGGAGAAAAAACTCaattatatgttgattttatcCTGGTTTCGTTCATTAAATTTCAATCTCTTTGAAACGATGATTTACGACATTAATGAcctgttgaaatttattttacaagaagaaaatgagattacGACACAAAGGATCGGCTGGAATTTATTTTACAAGAAAATGAGATTATTGATGatagaagaatgagatgaaggtgcacaaagcaacaaagaggccccctaagggtgcatagatcgtatccaaatccttaaaataaatactaaccgGATGACGAACGAAGAACACCAAACGAAGAACAATGTAGAAATCAATAACAGTTACAATTCGGTAGCGCCTCggcctcatttttctcttctttcttcttctctccaaTTGTTTTACTAAAATATCTCAATGTTAAAAGCTAAACCCTTTCTTCAGCCTCCCTCAcgtctatttataggaaatgagacAGTTTGGTGGTCTTGcaactcgcccaagcgagctgatGCTTCACTCTTAAGTAACCTTGcatgcccaggcgagctggttacttcacccctaagctatttAGGAGTCCAAGCGAgctagaggctagcctgggcgagctagggtccaaAAAATTGCCctaaatgacccttttgcccccctTAGGTATTTTCCGCATCTTTGACCCAAACGTTGAACGATCTCATGCCTTGTGCAGAAACAAGGGTCGAAAATTACCTTTCAGTTAGCGAGAATCAAAACATTAATGAATGATAGttcccagacgaaattagggtttgatagtacccttaggggtcccctctGTTAttatattcatcttctccatttatCATCAGtgatctcatttttatttgtaaagtttaatcctAACCAATCACTAGTGCCGCAAAACTGTCTTTAAAAGAGATTggaagttaataaacaaaaccaagataaaactaactcataactaacttcattccttcaaatatcacttgagatcattcAAGGTCtaatgccttaacgattctctctacttttcaaaatttaaaacatcatttcaatgtccaacgccttaaaatcaatttaacaaacaaacattcagacttaaagaactatgtagatctgaattcctcatcgcacctgaggatacgtaggagcaagggcagtcCCCTTGTCGaccctaaaagaaaaaaataaagaaacataaaaaagggataaGTAAATAACTATTGAAGTCATGCTATGCACACCCGATTTAAGGCTACCGCCCCTTTTGGCGGctacgtggggtgctaataccttccctatgcgtaaacaactcccaaacccttattttcaaaatttgcagacttctttttagtttttctaatgttttcctcgaataaacattggtggcgactccactcgCTTTCTCCCTAAGAGACAAACATGCTTTCTTTTAACGTGCTTTCCCTAATTTCCCTCCGTCGTCCTGCCgtgaggtaggttgcgacagatggcaactccactagggactcattagagagttaagccattttCATTGAGTGTgaattttatcatgactttttatttattttattttcgcaAAATAAAATTTGCCATTGAACCCTAGGATAGACGTCATGTGCTAACTTAGGTTGTTATGTTCACACatgaaacctacactttcttcACACACCTTTAGATGTtgggccctatacccgagtCTGTGTGAGCCATAGGGAATGGAGGTTGATCTGTGGTCATCC includes these proteins:
- the LOC112999603 gene encoding uncharacterized protein, yielding MGAMKDQMDAMMEAMLSMKRIMESNTAAVATTNAAAEVDPTHPSDINQTSHPVPDVVGQGGEGLGSTGGPHVVQSKNSFPPYNLPPNYAPPNVVHMLDKNADHIALVLLESQQPQSGLPPGAEEREKFDLIEERLRDIEGIGDYPFADMAKLCLVPDFVILPKFKVPDFDKYKGITCPNKHLKLYCRKMGTYVKDEKLLMHFIQERLSGAEIT